The following are encoded together in the Macadamia integrifolia cultivar HAES 741 chromosome 10, SCU_Mint_v3, whole genome shotgun sequence genome:
- the LOC122091409 gene encoding uncharacterized protein LOC122091409 isoform X2, with protein MRRCRRDSNRWNSQAWKPHFLQPIVHSTVQDRQLLFPVEFVRQLGEDLPDSAVLKVPNGKELVVELKKIDGVVWFHKGWQEFLEYHNISVGYSLVFRYDGDSEFLVLIFNHDACEIQYTLRESNLHDKHSNLENEERGEEGIPAFVNFENEEREEEEDTLASLNLENEERGEEGIPAFLNLESEERGEEEETPASLRMPVIDGHGEQQTLQESYIHDKHLNLENEERGEEEGTPTSLRMTTIDGHEEQQTKRTSKKRGKSSSANSTSPVSKSDCLAQKKRKTNEIVGKQTKPNASGEKGTKEFENQQIAQRSGVTTLPQCLEDENEWALLRKKRPVTEKEKERAICAAKLLKTKNPSFMVVMKPSYLHKGLNVPLEFSRKHFSDGLHRVILRLPNGSTWPARFLFRSRIKALLSGGWNAFARENVLLEGDCCVFEVFKKKNIELKVSIFRVVEVPPVGSVTSKTRHPMTFKESKATQAAREFKSVYPFFTFYMLQSYARRCGMIMTADFVEKHMPVDVETITLQDSDGRKWPVKFCSLKDGGRRFGAGWAAFVKANNIEEGDVCVLEHLEKKGTVLKVSILKNH; from the exons ATGCGCCGATGCCGGAGAGACTCCAACAGATGGAATTCTCAGGCGTGGAAACCCCATTTTCTCCAACCGATCGTCCATTCAACTGTCCAGGACCGACAGCTT TTGTTCCCTGTCGAGTTTGTTCGGCAATTAGGAGAAGATCTCCCTGATTCTGCAGTTCTCAAGGTTCCCAATGGCAAAGAGTTGGTTGTAGAGTTAAAGAAAATTGATGGAGTAGTTTGGTTCCACAAAGGTTGGCAGGAATTCTTGGAGTATCACAACATATCTGTTGGATATTCTCTAGTCTTCAGATATGATGGGGATTCAGAGTTCCTTGTTCTTATATTCAATCATGATGCTTGTGAAATACAGTATACTCTTCGAGAGTCCAATCTTCACGACAAACATTCAAATcttgaaaatgaagaaagaggagaagagggcATTCCAGCTTTTGTGAattttgaaaatgaagaaagagaagaagaagaggacacTCTAGCTTCTTTGAATcttgaaaatgaagaaagaggagaagagggcATTCCAGCTTTTTTGAATcttgaaagtgaagaaagaggagaagaagaggaaactcCAGCTTCTTTGAGAATGCCGGTTATTGATGGGCATGGAGAACAACAAACTCTTCAAGAGTCCTATATTCACGATAAACATTTGAATcttgaaaatgaagaaagaggagaagaagagggcacTCCAACTTCTTTGAGAATGACGACTATTGACGGACATGAAGAACAACAAACTAAAAGAACGTCTAAGAAACGGGGAAAGAGTAGTTCTGCTAACTCAACAAGCCCAGTCTCTAAATCAGATTGTCTTGctcaaaaaaaaaggaagacgAACGAAATTGTGGGAAAACAAACCAAGCCAAATGCTTCAGGAGAGAAGGGGACCAAAGAATTTGAGAACCAACAGATAGCTCAAAGAAGTGGCGTTACTACATTGCCGCAGTGTTTGGAAGATGAAAATGAATGGGCTTTGCTGAGAAAGAAAAGGCCagtgacagagaaagaaaaagaaagggcaaTTTGCGCAGCCAAATtgttaaaaactaaaaatcctTCATTCATGGTCGTCATGAAACCATCATATCTGCACAAGGGATTG AATGTACCTCTTGAATTTAGCAGGAAACATTTCTCAGATGGATTACACCGTGTCATACTTCGGCTTCCAAATGGGAGTACATGGCCTGCCCGGTTCCTTTTTCGCAGTCGTATTAAAGCACTCCTTAGTGGTGGTTGGAATGCATTTGCTCGGGAAAATGTTCTTTTAGAGGGAGACTGTTGTGTCTTTGAGGtgtttaagaagaaaaatattgagTTGAAAGTATCAATTTTCCGTGTTGTGGAAGTCCCACCTGTTGGATCTG TTACTTCAAAGACGAGGCATCCTATGACATTCAAAGAAAGTAAAGCTACTCAAGCAGCAAGAGAGTTCAAGTCTGTATACCCTTTCTTCACATTTTACATGCTCCAAAGCTATGCTCGGAGGTGTGGCATG ATTATGACTGCTGACTTTGTCGAGAAGCATATGCCAGTTGACGTAGAGACAATCACACTTCAGGATTCGGATGGGAGAAAATGGCCTGTCAAGTTCTGTAGTCTGAAGGATGGGGGGCGTAGATTTGGTGCTGGTTGGGCTGCATTTGTTAAGGCAAATAATATAGAAGAGGGAGATGTTTGTGTTTTGGAACATCTTGAGAAGAAGGGTACTGTTTTGAAGGTCTCCattttaaaaaatcattga
- the LOC122091122 gene encoding uncharacterized protein LOC122091122 isoform X2 codes for MEDEVILSVEGSTKFSSIPQCRICHEEEVRTQRLEAPCACSGTVKFAHRECIQRWCNEKGDTTCEICLQKFEPGYTAPPKKAHSADVVVTIRGSLESEVPLRLRRQEQELRNPGLMAIVAAEPDYSECTSAAERSASCCRSVALTFGVLLLLRHLLALLAGETDHYAFTILILFVLRAGGIIVPLYVMMRTITAIQRRIHRQHQDFGAPSPFQVDEDDGDDENEYSNYTIHTQVHS; via the exons ATGGAAGATGAGGTGATATTGTCTGTGGAGGGTTCGACCAAGTTTTCTTCAATTCCACAGTGTAGAATCTGCCATGAAGAAGAAGTGAGGACTCAGCGATTGGAAGCTCCTTGTGCTTGTTCTGGAACTGTAAAG TTTGCACACAGAGAGTGCATACAGAGATGGTGCAACGAGAAGGGTGACACCACTTGTGAAATTTGTCTCCAG AAATTCGAACCTGGGTACACGGCACCGCCCAAAAAGGCTCATTCGGCCGATGTAGTGGTAACAATCAG AGGGAGCTTGGAGTCCGAGGTTCCCCTTCGACTACGGAGGCAAGAGCAAGAGCTACGTAATCCAGGATTAATGGCGATCGTCGCCGCCGAACCCGACTACTCCGAGTGTACATCTGCCGCCGAGAGAAGCGCGTCTTGCTGTAGATCCGTGGCCCTCACG TTTGGGGTGCTTTTGCTTTTGAGACACCTCCTTGCGTTGCTTGCTGGTGAAACAGACCACTATGCTTTCACAATTCTAATA CTATTTGTTCTAAGGGCTGGTGGTATCATCGTTCCTCTTTATGTAATGATGCGAACAATTACTGCAATTCAAAGAAGAATACACCGGCAGCATCAG GACTTTGGTGCCCCTTCACCGTTCCAAGtagatgaagatgatggtgatgatgaaaatgaatattCAAACTATACAATCCATACCCAAGTACACTCTTGA
- the LOC122091408 gene encoding dihydrolipoyl dehydrogenase 2, chloroplastic-like isoform X2, which yields MQASISLSVASHSSPAITRSERTVEFISNNALKPMKLRFCGLRREALEFNALKWPDSRPAASSGRSSSRKFSASLSDNGVPSKGFDYDLVIIGAGVGGHGAAFHALEKGLKTAIIEGDVVGGTCVNRGCVPSKALLAVSGRMREFQSEHHLKALGLQGPQKVKYRKVGFSDNVITAKDIIIATGSVPFVPKGIEVDGKTVITSDHALKLESVPDWIAIVGSGHIGLEFSDVYTALGSEVTFIEALDQLVPGFDPEIGKLAQRTLINPRKIDYHTGVFASKITPAKDGKPVTIELIDAKTKEPKDTLEVDAALIATGRAPFTKGLGLENINVETQRGFVPVDERIRVIDKNGNLVPHVYCIGDSNGKLMLAHAASAQGISVVEQVSGKDHVLNHLSIPAACFTHPEISMVGFTEPQAREKGAKEGFEVSVAKTSFKANTKALAENEGEGLAKLIYRPDNGEILGVHIFGLHAADLIHEASNAIALGTRVQNIKFAVHAHSTLSEVLDELFKSAKVVSESRTSHNRSAQPPQNGMPCTSVRKKNQAPILQIMSFVFEYLSRLINWLCSFVIKLLH from the exons ATGCAGGCTTCGATCTCTCTTTCCGTTGCGTCTCACTCCTCGCCCGCCATTACTAGATCCGAACGTACTGTAGAGTTCATCAGTAACAATGCTCTCAAGCCTATGAAACTCCGTTTCTGTGGTCTCAGAAGAGAGGCACTTGAATTTAATGCCTTGAAGTGGCCTGATTCTCGTCCAGCTGCGTCGTCCGGACGAAGCTCCTCGAGGAAGTTTTCAGCTTCTTTGTCGGACAATGGAGTTCCCTCCAAGGGATTTGACTACGATTTGGTTATTATTGGTGCTGGCGTCGGCGGTCACGGAGCTGCTTTTCATGCTCTCGAGAAG GGGCTGAAAACTGCCATCATTGAGGGAGATGTGGTGGGGGGAACATGTGTAAACAGAGGTTGTGTTCCTTCTAAAGCTCTTCTTGCTGTGAGTGGTCGGATGCGCGAGTTTCAGAGTGAGCATCACTTGAAGGCATTGGGTTTGCAG GGTCCACAAAAGGTGAAATATAGAAAAGTTGGCTTCTCTGACAATGTCATAACTGCAAAAGACATAATCATTGCGACTGGTTCTGTTCCTTTTGTCCCCAAGGGTATAGAAGTGGATG GAAAAACTGTAATCACCAGTGATCATGCACTGAAGCTGGAGTCTGTTCCTGATTGGATAGCAATTGTAGGAAGTGGTCACATTGGCCTTGAATTCAGTGATGTGTATACAGCACTTGGAAGTGAG GTTACTTTTATTGAAGCGCTGGATCAGCTTGTGCCTGGCTTTGATCCTGAGATTGGAAAGTTAGCCCAGAGAACTCTCATAAACCCTCGTAAAATTGATTACCATACTGGTGTATTTGCAAGCAAG ATCACTCCAGCAAAGGATGGAAAACCTGTCACCATTGAGCTTATTGATGCAAAGACTAAGGAGCCAAAAGATACTCTGGAG GTGGATGCTGCACTTATAGCAACCGGAAGGGCTCCATTCACAAAAGGACTTGGCTTGGAGAAT ATTAATGTAGAAACACAACGTGGTTTTGTTCCTGTTGACGAGCGCATTAGAGTAATTGACAAGAATGGCAATCTG GTTCCACATGTATATTGCATTGGTGATTCAAATGGGAAACTGATGCTTGCACATGCTGCAAGCGCACAAGGGATATCTG ttGTCGAACAAGTCTCTGGGAAGGATCATGTGCTAAACCATTTGAGCATCCCTGCAGCCTGCTTCACTCATCCTGAAATTAGTATGGTTGGCTTTACAGAG CCTCAAGCAAGGGAGAAAGGTGCAAAGGAAGGATTTGAAGTAAGTGTTGCCAAGACAAGCTTTAAGGCTAACACGAAGGCCCTAGCAGAAAATGAAGGAGAGGGGCTGGCTAag TTGATATACAGGCCTGACAatggagagattttaggagttCATATTTTTGGGTTGCATGCTGCAGACCTGATCCATGAAGCCTCCAATGCAATAGCCTTGGGCACACGCGTTCAG AACATTAAGTTTGCTGTTCATGCACATTCAACCTTGTCAGAAGTGCTTGATGAGCTCTTTAAATCAGCCAAG GTTGTCTCTGAAAGCCGTACATCTCATAATAGATCGGCCCAACCACCACAAAATGGAATGCCTTGCACCTCTGTTCGGAAGAAGAATCAGGCCCCAATTTTGCAGATTATGTCATTTGTATTTGAGTACCTATCTCGACTAATTAATTGGTTATGCAGTTTTGTAATTAAACTCTTACATTAA
- the LOC122091409 gene encoding uncharacterized protein LOC122091409 isoform X1 has product MTQPRSELQIRSRGVGCLRKMRRCRRDSNRWNSQAWKPHFLQPIVHSTVQDRQLLFPVEFVRQLGEDLPDSAVLKVPNGKELVVELKKIDGVVWFHKGWQEFLEYHNISVGYSLVFRYDGDSEFLVLIFNHDACEIQYTLRESNLHDKHSNLENEERGEEGIPAFVNFENEEREEEEDTLASLNLENEERGEEGIPAFLNLESEERGEEEETPASLRMPVIDGHGEQQTLQESYIHDKHLNLENEERGEEEGTPTSLRMTTIDGHEEQQTKRTSKKRGKSSSANSTSPVSKSDCLAQKKRKTNEIVGKQTKPNASGEKGTKEFENQQIAQRSGVTTLPQCLEDENEWALLRKKRPVTEKEKERAICAAKLLKTKNPSFMVVMKPSYLHKGLNVPLEFSRKHFSDGLHRVILRLPNGSTWPARFLFRSRIKALLSGGWNAFARENVLLEGDCCVFEVFKKKNIELKVSIFRVVEVPPVGSVTSKTRHPMTFKESKATQAAREFKSVYPFFTFYMLQSYARRCGMIMTADFVEKHMPVDVETITLQDSDGRKWPVKFCSLKDGGRRFGAGWAAFVKANNIEEGDVCVLEHLEKKGTVLKVSILKNH; this is encoded by the exons atgacacaGCCTAGGTCGGAGCTGCAGATTCGTAGCCGGGGCGTTGGATGCTTGAG AAAGATGCGCCGATGCCGGAGAGACTCCAACAGATGGAATTCTCAGGCGTGGAAACCCCATTTTCTCCAACCGATCGTCCATTCAACTGTCCAGGACCGACAGCTT TTGTTCCCTGTCGAGTTTGTTCGGCAATTAGGAGAAGATCTCCCTGATTCTGCAGTTCTCAAGGTTCCCAATGGCAAAGAGTTGGTTGTAGAGTTAAAGAAAATTGATGGAGTAGTTTGGTTCCACAAAGGTTGGCAGGAATTCTTGGAGTATCACAACATATCTGTTGGATATTCTCTAGTCTTCAGATATGATGGGGATTCAGAGTTCCTTGTTCTTATATTCAATCATGATGCTTGTGAAATACAGTATACTCTTCGAGAGTCCAATCTTCACGACAAACATTCAAATcttgaaaatgaagaaagaggagaagagggcATTCCAGCTTTTGTGAattttgaaaatgaagaaagagaagaagaagaggacacTCTAGCTTCTTTGAATcttgaaaatgaagaaagaggagaagagggcATTCCAGCTTTTTTGAATcttgaaagtgaagaaagaggagaagaagaggaaactcCAGCTTCTTTGAGAATGCCGGTTATTGATGGGCATGGAGAACAACAAACTCTTCAAGAGTCCTATATTCACGATAAACATTTGAATcttgaaaatgaagaaagaggagaagaagagggcacTCCAACTTCTTTGAGAATGACGACTATTGACGGACATGAAGAACAACAAACTAAAAGAACGTCTAAGAAACGGGGAAAGAGTAGTTCTGCTAACTCAACAAGCCCAGTCTCTAAATCAGATTGTCTTGctcaaaaaaaaaggaagacgAACGAAATTGTGGGAAAACAAACCAAGCCAAATGCTTCAGGAGAGAAGGGGACCAAAGAATTTGAGAACCAACAGATAGCTCAAAGAAGTGGCGTTACTACATTGCCGCAGTGTTTGGAAGATGAAAATGAATGGGCTTTGCTGAGAAAGAAAAGGCCagtgacagagaaagaaaaagaaagggcaaTTTGCGCAGCCAAATtgttaaaaactaaaaatcctTCATTCATGGTCGTCATGAAACCATCATATCTGCACAAGGGATTG AATGTACCTCTTGAATTTAGCAGGAAACATTTCTCAGATGGATTACACCGTGTCATACTTCGGCTTCCAAATGGGAGTACATGGCCTGCCCGGTTCCTTTTTCGCAGTCGTATTAAAGCACTCCTTAGTGGTGGTTGGAATGCATTTGCTCGGGAAAATGTTCTTTTAGAGGGAGACTGTTGTGTCTTTGAGGtgtttaagaagaaaaatattgagTTGAAAGTATCAATTTTCCGTGTTGTGGAAGTCCCACCTGTTGGATCTG TTACTTCAAAGACGAGGCATCCTATGACATTCAAAGAAAGTAAAGCTACTCAAGCAGCAAGAGAGTTCAAGTCTGTATACCCTTTCTTCACATTTTACATGCTCCAAAGCTATGCTCGGAGGTGTGGCATG ATTATGACTGCTGACTTTGTCGAGAAGCATATGCCAGTTGACGTAGAGACAATCACACTTCAGGATTCGGATGGGAGAAAATGGCCTGTCAAGTTCTGTAGTCTGAAGGATGGGGGGCGTAGATTTGGTGCTGGTTGGGCTGCATTTGTTAAGGCAAATAATATAGAAGAGGGAGATGTTTGTGTTTTGGAACATCTTGAGAAGAAGGGTACTGTTTTGAAGGTCTCCattttaaaaaatcattga
- the LOC122091122 gene encoding uncharacterized protein LOC122091122 isoform X1: MEDEVILSVEGSTKFSSIPQCRICHEEEVRTQRLEAPCACSGTVKFAHRECIQRWCNEKGDTTCEICLQKFEPGYTAPPKKAHSADVVVTIRGSLESEVPLRLRRQEQELRNPGLMAIVAAEPDYSECTSAAERSASCCRSVALTFGVLLLLRHLLALLAGETDHYAFTILIQLFVLRAGGIIVPLYVMMRTITAIQRRIHRQHQDFGAPSPFQVDEDDGDDENEYSNYTIHTQVHS, from the exons ATGGAAGATGAGGTGATATTGTCTGTGGAGGGTTCGACCAAGTTTTCTTCAATTCCACAGTGTAGAATCTGCCATGAAGAAGAAGTGAGGACTCAGCGATTGGAAGCTCCTTGTGCTTGTTCTGGAACTGTAAAG TTTGCACACAGAGAGTGCATACAGAGATGGTGCAACGAGAAGGGTGACACCACTTGTGAAATTTGTCTCCAG AAATTCGAACCTGGGTACACGGCACCGCCCAAAAAGGCTCATTCGGCCGATGTAGTGGTAACAATCAG AGGGAGCTTGGAGTCCGAGGTTCCCCTTCGACTACGGAGGCAAGAGCAAGAGCTACGTAATCCAGGATTAATGGCGATCGTCGCCGCCGAACCCGACTACTCCGAGTGTACATCTGCCGCCGAGAGAAGCGCGTCTTGCTGTAGATCCGTGGCCCTCACG TTTGGGGTGCTTTTGCTTTTGAGACACCTCCTTGCGTTGCTTGCTGGTGAAACAGACCACTATGCTTTCACAATTCTAATA CAGCTATTTGTTCTAAGGGCTGGTGGTATCATCGTTCCTCTTTATGTAATGATGCGAACAATTACTGCAATTCAAAGAAGAATACACCGGCAGCATCAG GACTTTGGTGCCCCTTCACCGTTCCAAGtagatgaagatgatggtgatgatgaaaatgaatattCAAACTATACAATCCATACCCAAGTACACTCTTGA
- the LOC122091408 gene encoding dihydrolipoyl dehydrogenase 2, chloroplastic-like isoform X1 — protein sequence MQASISLSVASHSSPAITRSERTVEFISNNALKPMKLRFCGLRREALEFNALKWPDSRPAASSGRSSSRKFSASLSDNGVPSKGFDYDLVIIGAGVGGHGAAFHALEKGLKTAIIEGDVVGGTCVNRGCVPSKALLAVSGRMREFQSEHHLKALGLQVSSARYDRQGVADHANNLASKIRNNLTNSLKAIGVDILTGVGTILGPQKVKYRKVGFSDNVITAKDIIIATGSVPFVPKGIEVDGKTVITSDHALKLESVPDWIAIVGSGHIGLEFSDVYTALGSEVTFIEALDQLVPGFDPEIGKLAQRTLINPRKIDYHTGVFASKITPAKDGKPVTIELIDAKTKEPKDTLEVDAALIATGRAPFTKGLGLENINVETQRGFVPVDERIRVIDKNGNLVPHVYCIGDSNGKLMLAHAASAQGISVVEQVSGKDHVLNHLSIPAACFTHPEISMVGFTEPQAREKGAKEGFEVSVAKTSFKANTKALAENEGEGLAKLIYRPDNGEILGVHIFGLHAADLIHEASNAIALGTRVQNIKFAVHAHSTLSEVLDELFKSAKVVSESRTSHNRSAQPPQNGMPCTSVRKKNQAPILQIMSFVFEYLSRLINWLCSFVIKLLH from the exons ATGCAGGCTTCGATCTCTCTTTCCGTTGCGTCTCACTCCTCGCCCGCCATTACTAGATCCGAACGTACTGTAGAGTTCATCAGTAACAATGCTCTCAAGCCTATGAAACTCCGTTTCTGTGGTCTCAGAAGAGAGGCACTTGAATTTAATGCCTTGAAGTGGCCTGATTCTCGTCCAGCTGCGTCGTCCGGACGAAGCTCCTCGAGGAAGTTTTCAGCTTCTTTGTCGGACAATGGAGTTCCCTCCAAGGGATTTGACTACGATTTGGTTATTATTGGTGCTGGCGTCGGCGGTCACGGAGCTGCTTTTCATGCTCTCGAGAAG GGGCTGAAAACTGCCATCATTGAGGGAGATGTGGTGGGGGGAACATGTGTAAACAGAGGTTGTGTTCCTTCTAAAGCTCTTCTTGCTGTGAGTGGTCGGATGCGCGAGTTTCAGAGTGAGCATCACTTGAAGGCATTGGGTTTGCAG GTTTCATCTGCTCGGTATGACAGACAAGGAGTTGCTGATCATGCAAATAATCTTGCTTCCAAAATTCGTAATAACTTGACAAATTCACTGAAAGCAATCGGTGTGGATATACTAACAGGTGTTGGCACAATTTTG GGTCCACAAAAGGTGAAATATAGAAAAGTTGGCTTCTCTGACAATGTCATAACTGCAAAAGACATAATCATTGCGACTGGTTCTGTTCCTTTTGTCCCCAAGGGTATAGAAGTGGATG GAAAAACTGTAATCACCAGTGATCATGCACTGAAGCTGGAGTCTGTTCCTGATTGGATAGCAATTGTAGGAAGTGGTCACATTGGCCTTGAATTCAGTGATGTGTATACAGCACTTGGAAGTGAG GTTACTTTTATTGAAGCGCTGGATCAGCTTGTGCCTGGCTTTGATCCTGAGATTGGAAAGTTAGCCCAGAGAACTCTCATAAACCCTCGTAAAATTGATTACCATACTGGTGTATTTGCAAGCAAG ATCACTCCAGCAAAGGATGGAAAACCTGTCACCATTGAGCTTATTGATGCAAAGACTAAGGAGCCAAAAGATACTCTGGAG GTGGATGCTGCACTTATAGCAACCGGAAGGGCTCCATTCACAAAAGGACTTGGCTTGGAGAAT ATTAATGTAGAAACACAACGTGGTTTTGTTCCTGTTGACGAGCGCATTAGAGTAATTGACAAGAATGGCAATCTG GTTCCACATGTATATTGCATTGGTGATTCAAATGGGAAACTGATGCTTGCACATGCTGCAAGCGCACAAGGGATATCTG ttGTCGAACAAGTCTCTGGGAAGGATCATGTGCTAAACCATTTGAGCATCCCTGCAGCCTGCTTCACTCATCCTGAAATTAGTATGGTTGGCTTTACAGAG CCTCAAGCAAGGGAGAAAGGTGCAAAGGAAGGATTTGAAGTAAGTGTTGCCAAGACAAGCTTTAAGGCTAACACGAAGGCCCTAGCAGAAAATGAAGGAGAGGGGCTGGCTAag TTGATATACAGGCCTGACAatggagagattttaggagttCATATTTTTGGGTTGCATGCTGCAGACCTGATCCATGAAGCCTCCAATGCAATAGCCTTGGGCACACGCGTTCAG AACATTAAGTTTGCTGTTCATGCACATTCAACCTTGTCAGAAGTGCTTGATGAGCTCTTTAAATCAGCCAAG GTTGTCTCTGAAAGCCGTACATCTCATAATAGATCGGCCCAACCACCACAAAATGGAATGCCTTGCACCTCTGTTCGGAAGAAGAATCAGGCCCCAATTTTGCAGATTATGTCATTTGTATTTGAGTACCTATCTCGACTAATTAATTGGTTATGCAGTTTTGTAATTAAACTCTTACATTAA
- the LOC122091167 gene encoding 60S ribosomal protein L29-1-like: MAKSKNHTAHNQSHKAHRNGIKKPRRHRHTSTKGMDPKFLRNQRYARKHNTNGGAATEEEE, encoded by the exons ATGGCGAAGTCGAAGAACCACACTGCGCATAACCAGTCACACAAGGCTCACAGGAATGGAATCAAGAAGCCCAGGAGGCACAGACACACATCCACCAAAGGG ATGGATCCCAAGTTCTTGAGGAACCAGAGGTACGCTAGGAAGCACAATACCAATGGTGGAGCTGCGACTGAGGAGGAAGAGTAA